From a single Candidatus Defluviilinea gracilis genomic region:
- a CDS encoding deoxynucleoside kinase, with the protein MYVAIEGVIGVGKTTLARLLQPAFNAEIILEVFEENPFLSDFYSDRERYAFQTQIFFLLSRYHQQRRTITDLVTTGKNVIADYTFAKDSLFARINIKGDELDMYYKVHEALAEKIQKPDLLVYLQATTDTLMQRIALRDRPYERQMERAYIHELNLAYDEFFSKPFDHTPVLTIDSNDLNIIQNPEHLKQVEERIRQSLSLPPFQQALPLP; encoded by the coding sequence ATGTACGTTGCCATCGAAGGGGTCATCGGAGTTGGTAAGACGACCCTCGCCCGCCTGCTTCAACCCGCGTTCAACGCCGAAATTATTTTGGAAGTTTTCGAAGAGAACCCGTTTCTGTCCGATTTTTATTCCGACCGCGAACGATACGCCTTTCAAACGCAGATCTTCTTTTTGTTGAGCCGTTATCATCAACAACGCCGCACCATCACAGACCTGGTGACGACGGGCAAGAACGTCATCGCTGATTACACCTTCGCCAAAGATTCGCTCTTCGCCCGTATCAACATCAAAGGCGATGAACTCGACATGTATTACAAAGTGCATGAGGCGCTCGCGGAAAAAATTCAGAAACCCGATCTGCTCGTGTACCTGCAAGCCACCACCGACACGCTCATGCAGCGCATCGCCCTGCGGGACCGTCCGTATGAAAGACAAATGGAACGCGCGTACATCCATGAATTGAATCTCGCCTACGACGAATTTTTCTCGAAGCCATTTGACCACACGCCCGTTTTGACAATCGACTCGAACGACTTGAACATCATCCAGAACCCCGAGCATTTGAAGCAGGTGGAAGAACGCATCCGACAAAGCCTCAGCCTGCCTCCGTTTCAACAAGCGTTGCCCCTGCCTTGA
- a CDS encoding HDIG domain-containing protein — MNRNEALSLVREHVKNEGLVRHMLSVEAAMRFYAEKFSEDPEVWGLIGLLHDFDWEIHPTLEQHPQDGAPMLRERGVPEDIIQDILSHADHLNLPRDTMRRKAICACDEITGLITAVALVRPSKSLYDLEASSVKKKWKDKAFAAGTSRAEMEHAAQEFGIELWEHAGNVIQAMRRIAPELGLVGNIQN, encoded by the coding sequence ATGAATCGCAACGAAGCATTATCTCTTGTTCGTGAACACGTGAAAAACGAAGGACTTGTGCGCCACATGCTTTCGGTGGAAGCGGCGATGCGATTCTACGCGGAGAAGTTCAGCGAAGACCCCGAGGTGTGGGGATTGATCGGTCTGCTTCACGACTTCGATTGGGAGATCCATCCCACGCTGGAACAACATCCGCAAGACGGAGCGCCGATGTTGCGCGAGCGCGGCGTGCCAGAGGACATTATTCAGGACATTTTGAGTCACGCGGATCATTTGAACTTGCCGCGCGATACGATGCGACGTAAAGCCATCTGCGCGTGCGATGAGATCACGGGATTAATTACCGCCGTCGCGTTGGTGAGACCGTCGAAGTCGCTGTACGATCTCGAAGCGAGTTCCGTCAAAAAGAAATGGAAGGATAAAGCCTTCGCGGCGGGCACGTCACGCGCGGAAATGGAGCACGCCGCGCAAGAGTTCGGCATCGAGTTATGGGAACACGCGGGGAATGTGATTCAAGCCATGCGACGGATCGCGCCTGAGTTGGGATTGGTGGGGAACATTCAAAATTAA
- the nhaA gene encoding Na+/H+ antiporter NhaA, whose protein sequence is MIANSPLGANYLDLWHHKIGFEAGGIFLKYSVEYWINDGLMAIFFLLIGLEIERELYGGELANWKNASLPLLAAVGGMMFPALLHFIFNRGTEFQNGIGIPMATDIAFALGVLALLGSRIPASLKVFLAALAIVDDLGAIAVIAVFYTKELSIIYLVFALGVYGGLLLLNRFKVNTLWAYLIPGLFMWYFMMQSGVHATVAGVLLAFALPYGDGGENSLSYRIQHILHKPVAFLIVPLFAMANTSIVLEGGWINGLKTSNSLGIFLGLFLGKPLGIVLLSLLAIWMGWSRLPTGVSRRHIVGAGFLGGIGFTMSIFITLLAFTDPHIVQSSKITVLLTSLLSGVIGYLILNKRIHHVEPHKV, encoded by the coding sequence GTGATTGCCAATTCTCCGTTGGGCGCAAATTACCTTGATCTTTGGCATCATAAGATCGGTTTCGAGGCGGGAGGCATCTTTTTGAAATATAGCGTGGAATATTGGATCAACGATGGGTTGATGGCGATCTTCTTCCTCTTGATCGGTCTTGAGATCGAAAGAGAATTGTACGGCGGGGAACTAGCGAACTGGAAGAACGCATCCCTCCCGCTTCTTGCGGCGGTCGGTGGGATGATGTTCCCAGCGCTGTTGCATTTCATCTTCAATCGCGGCACCGAGTTTCAAAACGGGATCGGGATTCCCATGGCGACCGACATCGCATTCGCATTGGGCGTGCTGGCGTTGCTGGGAAGCCGAATTCCCGCCTCGTTGAAAGTCTTCCTTGCCGCGCTGGCAATCGTGGACGACCTGGGCGCGATCGCGGTCATCGCTGTGTTTTATACGAAGGAACTCTCAATCATATACCTTGTTTTTGCTCTCGGCGTGTATGGCGGTTTGCTGCTATTGAACCGCTTTAAAGTAAATACCCTATGGGCGTATTTGATCCCGGGATTGTTCATGTGGTATTTCATGATGCAATCAGGCGTCCATGCCACAGTAGCGGGAGTTCTTCTCGCGTTCGCGCTTCCGTATGGCGACGGAGGAGAAAATTCGTTGTCGTATCGAATCCAACATATTTTGCATAAGCCTGTTGCCTTCTTGATTGTCCCGTTGTTTGCAATGGCAAATACGAGTATTGTCCTCGAGGGAGGATGGATTAATGGACTTAAGACATCCAACAGTTTGGGGATTTTCTTGGGGTTGTTCCTCGGCAAGCCGCTGGGAATTGTTCTTCTCAGCTTGTTGGCGATCTGGATGGGATGGTCTCGACTGCCGACCGGGGTATCACGGCGGCATATCGTCGGCGCGGGATTCCTGGGCGGAATTGGATTCACCATGTCCATCTTCATCACCCTGCTGGCATTTACCGATCCTCATATTGTTCAAAGTAGTAAGATCACGGTCTTGCTCACCTCCCTGTTGTCCGGTGTGATCGGGTATCTCATTCTCAATAAACGGATTCATCACGTCGAACCACACAAGGTCTGA